The Pseudomonas extremaustralis genome contains a region encoding:
- a CDS encoding type II toxin-antitoxin system HicB family antitoxin, whose product MQYPICIEWGDDFTATGIQIPDIPGAVTAGDSFEEAYNAAVEVAHILLQEMAAEGTAIPMPTSVANHHGNEAYAAMGWGMLELDISPYLGKTEKVNVTLPGYVIQRIDRYVREHKVKSRSSFLADAALEKLVRS is encoded by the coding sequence ATGCAATACCCAATCTGTATCGAGTGGGGTGACGACTTTACCGCCACCGGCATTCAGATCCCCGACATCCCAGGGGCGGTCACCGCCGGGGACAGTTTCGAAGAGGCGTACAACGCCGCCGTGGAAGTCGCACACATTCTGCTGCAGGAGATGGCGGCAGAGGGCACGGCGATACCGATGCCGACTTCGGTCGCCAATCACCACGGTAATGAGGCGTACGCGGCAATGGGCTGGGGAATGCTGGAGTTGGACATCTCGCCCTATCTGGGCAAGACCGAGAAGGTCAATGTGACCTTGCCCGGCTATGTCATCCAGCGCATCGACCGTTATGTGCGTGAACACAAGGTCAAAAGCCGCTCGTCATTTCTGGCGGACGCGGCTTTGGAGAAGTTGGTGCGCTCCTAG
- a CDS encoding type II toxin-antitoxin system HicA family toxin, with the protein MQSRLLIKELQEAGWVLDRVTGSHHIFIHRYSPYTIPVPHPKKDLPLGTVTSIRKRAGLFQF; encoded by the coding sequence GTGCAAAGCAGGCTATTGATCAAGGAGTTGCAGGAAGCGGGTTGGGTGCTGGATCGAGTCACGGGCAGCCACCACATTTTTATCCATCGCTATAGCCCGTACACGATTCCGGTGCCGCATCCCAAGAAGGACCTGCCCCTGGGCACCGTCACAAGCATCAGGAAACGCGCCGGACTGTTTCAGTTTTAA
- a CDS encoding LysR family transcriptional regulator has product MDRLTAMETFVHVVETGSFSAAAKRLGIGQPAVSKSIAQLEARLAVRLVMRSTRGLTPTEAGLAFFEKAKRAIEQANDADDAARGAGAGLSGNLRISAAVTFARMHIIPHLGPFLEQHPEMTVDVVLDDRSLNLVEEGIDVALRMGNLSDSSHTARKIGESPCVILGTPAYFARFGEPATPQDLLQHQAIIYTRVEGSHWNFTRGDTQFPLVAHGRVRVTAAEGVRAAVLSHLGLTLSSTWMFAPELASGEVKTVLDDWHLPARDLWAVYPTGRMASAKARAFVEYVEQLLKR; this is encoded by the coding sequence ATGGACCGCCTCACCGCCATGGAAACCTTCGTCCACGTCGTCGAAACCGGCTCGTTCTCCGCCGCCGCCAAGCGCCTGGGCATCGGCCAGCCAGCGGTGTCCAAAAGCATCGCGCAACTGGAGGCGCGCCTGGCGGTACGCTTGGTGATGCGCTCCACCCGGGGCCTGACGCCCACCGAAGCGGGCCTGGCGTTTTTCGAGAAGGCCAAGCGCGCCATCGAACAGGCCAACGACGCCGACGATGCCGCACGCGGTGCCGGTGCCGGGCTGTCGGGCAACCTGCGGATCAGTGCGGCGGTGACCTTCGCCCGCATGCACATCATTCCGCACCTGGGGCCCTTCCTGGAGCAGCATCCCGAGATGACGGTGGACGTTGTGCTCGACGACCGCAGCCTCAACCTGGTGGAAGAAGGCATCGATGTGGCCCTGCGCATGGGCAACCTGAGCGATTCGAGCCACACGGCGCGCAAGATCGGCGAATCGCCCTGCGTCATCCTGGGCACCCCGGCCTACTTCGCACGCTTCGGCGAACCTGCGACCCCGCAGGATTTGCTGCAACACCAGGCCATCATCTACACAAGGGTCGAAGGCTCGCACTGGAACTTCACCCGCGGCGACACGCAATTCCCCCTGGTCGCCCATGGCCGCGTGCGCGTCACGGCGGCGGAGGGGGTGCGCGCCGCCGTGTTGAGTCATTTGGGGTTGACCCTGTCGTCCACCTGGATGTTCGCCCCGGAGCTGGCCAGCGGCGAGGTCAAGACCGTGCTGGACGACTGGCATTTGCCCGCAAGGGACTTGTGGGCGGTATACCCCACCGGCCGCATGGCGAGCGCCAAGGCGCGGGCATTCGTGGAGTATGTGGAGCAGTTGTTAAAGCGCTGA